AATAGTATCTTTTCTCATTTTTTCAAATTCTACATCATATTTTTTAAAACCTTTAGATATTTCTTCTCTAAATTGTTTAAAATCATTGTTATAAGTTTCAAATCCTTTAGTTATTTCTTCCCTTAATTTTACAATCGCTTCTCCAAATTTATCAAGTCTTTTTATTATTTCTTCTAAGCCTATAAGTCCAGTAACAGCATGACGAAATTCGACATCTTCTCTAAGTAATCTTAATAATCTTTCTTTAAATTCAGTATCCCTTAACATGCCCTAATATTATACCATTAAAAAAGTATTATATAAAGTTATCTTATTTTTAAAACAATTAAAAGTTTTTGTAATTAATTCTATTTAAAATTTCTAACATATATGAAATTTTTAAAAGCAACCTCATAATTTTTATTAAATAAAAAATACTTATACTTGGTGAATAAAGCTATTGAAATACTATATAGAAACTTATGGTTGCACTTCAAATAAATCCGATTCAGAAATAATGGAAGGAATTTTATTAGAAAAAGGTTTCCAAAAATCGAATATTGAAGAAGCTGAAATAATAATTATCAATACATGTGGTGTAAAAAAGCCTACTGAAGATAAAATCTTGAATAGAATAAAGAAGCTATCTACATTAGAAAAAAAGATAATTATTGCAGGTTGTTTACCAAAAATTGTTTTTGAAAAAGTAGTTAAAGTAGCTCCAAATTTTTCAGCAATAATAGACCCTTTTTCAATAGATAGAATTTCTGAAGTTTGCTTAAAAGTTTTAAATGGAGAAAAAGGATTAATTGTTTTTTCAAATAAATCTCCTATAAAGCCTTGTTTACCAAAAAAATCTTCAAGTAAAGTAATAGGAATAATTCAAATAGCTGAAGGATGCACTTCTGCTTGTAGTTATTGTTGTGTTAGATTTGCAAGAGGAAGATTACAAAGCTATCCTTATGAAAAAATATTAGAAGATTTAAGGAATTTTATTAATAATGGATTTAAGGAAATTTGGCTTACATCTCAAGATTTATCTGCATATAATTATAATGGATATAGGCTTCCAGAACTTTTAAATGAAATAAATAAAATTCCTGGAGAATTTTTTATAAGAGTAGGAATGATGAATCCAAGAACAGTTTTGCCAATTTATAAAGAATTAGCTATTTCTTTTAAAAATGAAAAAATATTCAAATTTTTACATTTGCCAATTCAATCAGGTTCAAATAAAGTTTTAAAAGATATGAATAGAGGGTATAAAATTGAAGATTTTAAAAAAATAGTTAATGAATTTAGAAAAGAAAATAATAATTTAACTTTATCGACAGATATAATTGTTGGATTTCCAACAGAAGAAGAAAATGATTTTGAAAAAACAATAGAATTGATTAAAGAAATAAAACCAGATATAATAAATATTTCAAAATTTTTTCCAAGACCTAAAACGCTTTTAGAAGGAAAACCTACTTTACCATTTGAAATAATTAAAAAAAGAATTAAGGAAATTTTTGAATTATCGAAAAAAATTTCATTTGAAAAAAATATTGAATATATTGGATGGGTTGGAAAAGTATTAATCGATGAGAAAGGTTGTGGGAATACATGGATAGGTAGAAATATTTCTTATAAGCCAGTAGTAGTAGAATCGAATAAAAATTTATTAGGAAAAATAATAGATGTTGAAATAGAATCTGTTAAAGCAACATATTTATTAGGAAAAATCCTTTTAGTATAAAAATAAAAACTTTATTAAGTAGTAGATTCTAGCTAAGTCAAATCAATAGGTGTATCCATGATTCATGAAAAAAGAAAATGTGTATATACCAGATATCTCAGCTATAGAGACAAATATATTGTCTCATTTGATTAGTGATAATAAGGTTCATGGAAAAATTTTAATTCATAAAGCAATTCTTTCAGAATTTGAGAAAAAAGCTGCAAGTGGTGATGATTTAGGTTTAAAAGCTTTAAAAAAGCTTAGGGAAATAACTAATGAAAAAGGAATAGAAATAGAATTTATAGATAATAAAGAAAATGAAATAGATTTTAAATCAGCTATTAGAGAATTAGCATTAAAAAAAGATGGATATCTTATTTCTTGTGATCCAATAACTTTAAAAGTAGCTGAAGCAATGGGTATAAAAGTTCTTTTTGAATTACCTGAAACAAAATTAAAACTTGAAGAGTTCTTTACTGAAAATGTCATGTCAGTACATTTAAAAGAAGGAGTAGTACCACGTGTGAAAAGAGGAGTTCCAGGAAGGTGGGTTTTTGAACAAGTTGGAGAAAAAGAAATAACAAGAGAAGAATTAGAATTAATAATAGCAAACATATTAGAAAAAGTACAAGTTTCTCAAACTGGAAGTGGTTTTATAGAAATTAATAAAGGCGGAACAACGATTGTACAATTGAATGATATTAGAATTGTAATAACTAGGCCTCCATTCTCTGATGGTTTAGAACTTACAGCTGTAAAACCTGTTGCTAAACTTAATTTAGAAGATTATGGTTTACCAATAAAACTTATTGAAAGATTTGAAAAACAAGCTGAAGGAATTCTTATTGCAGGTGCACCTGGAATGGGAAAAACAACATTAGCTCAAGCATTAGCAGAATTCTATAGGAGTAAAGGTAAGATTATTAAAACTGTTGAAAGCCCAAGAGATTTGCAACTTCCATTGGATATAACGCAATATTCTAAAAGTGCAGCAACTTCAAGCGAAATACATGATGTTTTATTATTAAGCAGACCAGATTATACAATTTTTGATGAATTAAGAAATGATGAAGATTTTAATATATTCATGGATTTAAGACTTGCTGGAATAGGAGCTATTGGAGTTGTGCATGCTACTTCTCCGATAGATGCAATACAAAGGTTTGCTAATAGAGCTGAATTAGGAGTAATTCCATCAATAATAGATACTGTAGTATTTATGAGTATGGGAATAGTAACTAAAGTTTATACAATTGAAACAACTGTTAAAATTCCACATGGATTAAAGAAATACGATTTAGCAAGACCAGTAGTAGTTGTAAAAGATTTCTTATCTGGAATACCTGAATATGAACTATATGTTTTTGGTGAAAAATCGTTTGTTGTTCCAGTAAAAGAGAAAGAAAAAGAGAAAGCACCAAGAATAAAATTTTTCATAGAAAAAACAATTGAAAAATACATACCAGATTACGAAGTAGAAGTAAGAGAAGATGTAGTAACAATATACATCCCACCAGAATATTTCTCTATTTTCTCAAAGAAAATTAAGAAAAAACTTGAAAAAATAAGAAAAAGGTATGAAATAGCATTTATAGATGTTAGGCCTATACAATAATTAAATACTCATAATTTTTATCTTATTTAATTAAATTGGAATTTCTTCAATACTCGCTCCTTTTTTAATAATTTGTGAAGAAATTTCTTCAATGGCTTTATTTATAATTTTTTCCCCTTCTTTGATTTCTTCTTTCATCGTTGAAAAATGAAGTTCTATTAATGATGTACCTTCTCCACGTTTTGGATGAGATTTTATATATACTCCAGGATTGTTTTTCATAGCTTGCTCAATTATAGGAGATAAATCTGATTCTGCTATACCAATCAATCTTAAACTTTTCTCAATAAATTTAAGTTTTGATTTCTCTTTAATTCTTGGAAAAATATTTTCTTCAAAAATTGCTTTCATTTCATCTGGTACTCCTGGCAAGATGTATATTTCACAATTATTTAAAACAAGATATACTCCTGGAGCAGTTCCAACAGGATTTGGTAAAGGCTTACTCCCTTTTGGGAGAGTTGCCATTTTAATCCTATAAGGAGTTAATTCTTTATGTTTAATAATCCCTTTCTTAGCTAATTCTTCAATTTTTAAAGATATCATTCTTAATGCTTCTTCATTTAAAATCAATTCAAGATTGAATGCAATAGAAAATGCTTTAAGAGTCATATCATCAAAAGTAGGCCCAAGCCCACCAGTTGTAAAAATATAATTTGGTTTTCTTGAAATGCTTTCATTTAAGCAATTTGAAATTTCATTTAAATCATCCGGTACAACTGTAACTCTTTTAACATTAATCCCTAAACTAGTTAAACGTCTACAAAGCCATTGGGCATTTGTATTTAAAACTTTACCTATTAAAAGTTCATTGCCTATTGAAATAATTTCAGCAATCATCCTATAACACTTAACTAAAATAAGTTTAAGATAAAAATAAGTTTTTAAATAATCTTTTTTTAAATATGGAAGTCAAAAAAATTAATAAACTAATCTTCTTAAAATTATAATTCCAATAAACCATGAAACATATAAATCTATTATTCCTTGAATAGTATTCCAAAATGTTATTTCAATAAAATATGCTCCAAAACCAATTAAGCCAAATAAATGTCCAATAAAACTTTGAAACTTAGGATTAGTAAAGAATTCGATTACTTGTTCAGTACTCATTCCAAAGAAAATAGGAATAGCAAAATATAGATTAAAAATAACTGTAACAATATCTCTTAAAATTATTGCTATAATACTTGAAATTAAATAGATTTTTTTATTTTTTAAAAATTTTTCAATTCCATCAATTTTATATGAAAAAATAGCAGGTATTAAAAACATCCAAATACTAGAAATAGATTTCATTACAATTCCTACTATTCCACCAGCAAATGGGCCTAAAAAACCAACAAGTGGAATACTTATAAGTAAACAAAAAATAGCTGCTTTTAATCCAAAGAAAATCCAGCATAAAATCCATGGAATAGCAACAAAATCAATTCTCATAAACCATGGTGTTAAATAAATAGGAGGAATAGTTTGCAATATAACTGAGAAAGATGCTAAAATAGCAATGCCAGCAATTCTTATTGTTGGTCTCTTAAAGTATGTACTCATGCTCAATTTTTATCAATGAATGCCATAAATAAGCATTTATTTAAGTATTTAAATTAATTAATAAATCATTAATTTGCAAATATTTTAATTTAAGTTTTATTTCTTTTTATTTAATCATATTGTTTTTATCTATTTTTAAAAAAAAAATACAAATTATTAAATTAAGTTAAGAATGAAATAAAACTTTAATTAAAAAAAATACTTATAATATAACTTTAAATAATTTTTTTAAAAAAAGATGCAAAAAATAGAGAATATCTTGTAAAATATCAGTAAGATTTAAATAGCAGAATGTTACTATTTAATACGAGGGGAAAATGGGAGAAGAAAAAAAGATTAATAGAAGAGATTATCTTAAATATACAGGTGCTGCAATTGGTGGTTTAGTTGTTGGTGGAGCTTTAGGTTATTTAGCTAAACCAGCAGAAGTTGTTAAAGAAACAATAACAGCACCAGGTGTTGAGAAAACTGTAACAGTTACAGCTCCCGGTGTTGAAAGAACAGTAACTGTAACTGCAACTGCAACAAGACCAATTACTGAAACGATTACAACACCAACCACTGCGATAATTACAGCTCCTGGACTTCCTACACTTACTGAACCTACAAAACCAATTAAATTGACTTTTTGGAAATGGCAAGCTATAGCTTTAACTGATGAAAGAATACAAAGCATAGTCAACATATGGAATACATTACACCCAAATGTTCAAATAGAATTTACAGTAATGCCTGAACTTTCTGAACCTGAATTTATTGCAAAGGTTGAACAGGCTACAGAGGCTGGCATGGGTCCAGATATAATACATACTAGTGATAATGATGCAGTTACATTAGCATATGATGGTTATTTTGCTGAAGCACCTGAGGCAATACGAAAAATAGTTGATTATTATGTATTGCCCCCATTTAATGAAATACTTTACTTATGGGGGCCTGATATGGTAAAGAGAATGTATGCATTTCCTGGGTTTAGAGGAGGAGCAGCTAAGCTTGGATGGGTTAATGAATACCATTTAGAAGAAGCGGGTCTACCTCGTGATTGGGATCCAGCTGATTGGAATGAATTAATAGATGTTGCAAAAAAACTTACAAAATATGATTCAGCCGGCAACCTTGTAAGGTCAGGTTTATTTTTAAGAATAGCTGGACATGTTGGAGGAATATGGGACAAATTTATGCCATTATTCTTGTCTGCAGGAGGAAGAGGCATCTGGTACGAAGGAGGAGAATGGAAGACAGACTTAGACTCACCTATAGCTCGAGATGTTGTACAATTATACTTAGATGTATTGTATAAATATAAAATTTATCAACCTGGTTTTCCAGGAGATGTAACCGCGCTTGCAAATGAGCAAATTTCAATGCAAGTGCCAAGAGAAAACTCTGAAGTAGTACCAGTTATGCTAAAGGTTAAGCCAGAAAAATTCTCAGGTCCTGAGGGGCCAAAAGGTTTTCATCCATTTGCTGTCCCACCACCTAAAAAAGGAATGCCATCTAAGACTTGGTTAGATATGCATATGGTGGCAGTAAATTCTAAGAGTCCACCTGAAAGGAAGCAATGGGCATTTCAATTTATAGGGTGGGTTATGAGCAACAAAGATGTAAAAATAAAATTATATAATGAAGTGGGCCAATGGGCACCATTTAGAGATATAGTTAATGATCCACCATTCAATTCTCCATTTTATCAAAAATTGACAGAACTAATGAAGACTGGAACTAGTAGACTATTTCATCCACTTGCGGCTACAATTGCATATGATGGAGGAACTGTGCTATCGAGAATATTCAATAGAGAACTTGATGTTGATACAGGTCTTAAAGAATTAGCAAGAGTAGTACTTGAAGATGCAAATAAAATAGTCAAAAAATCTTAAATACAAAAAGGATAAGATATGCCTCTATTAAAATATAGAAAATCCCATTTTTTTTATGCTTTTATTTATTTACTACCTACAATAATTTTATATTCAATATTCTATTATTATCCATTTGCACTAAACGTATACTATAGTTTTACTGATTGGGATTTTCTTCATCCCGCTTCATTCGTAGGTTTAAAGAATTACCAAAGGCTTATTAGTGACCCTTTATTTTTTAAATCCTTGATATTAACCTTAATATATGTAATTAGTGTTTTATTAGGATCTATTGCTATCGGTTTGATTCAAGCATTCATTATTAATAGACCTACAAAATTAGCAGCTTTTACTCGTGTAATAATGTTTATTCCATATATGATTCCAGACGTAGCTGCAGCTGCTATATGGCTTATAATGTTTGCACCTGGTCCAAGTGGATATGTAAATTGTATTTTTTCAAGTTTAGGTTTAGGAAATTATTCTTGGTTTCAAGATTCAAACTTAGCAATGCCTATGTTAATATTATACTCTTTATGGAAATATACAGGATTCTCCGCTCTAGTATTATACTCAGGAATAAAAGCCATTCCTGGAGAATATATTGAGGCTGCTAGAATTGATGGGGCAAGCGAAATTAAGGTATTCACAAGAGTAGTTATGCCTTTACTTAGACCCATAATTTCTTTCATTATAGCTACAAATCTTATGTCTAGTTGGTTTGTTTTTTCATCGGTATATACCCTCACAAAAGGAGGACCAGGCACAGCGACGTTATTAATAGGGATGTATTTATATAGTACAGCTTTTGAAAGCTTTAAGGCAGGTTATGCTTCAACAATAGCAATCATTAATACCATATTTATCATTTTTATAGTTATACTTCAAGTAAGAAGAGTTAGGGGTGTAGGATATGGTGCATAAGAAAGTCAAAGCTTCTGATATATTAGCAAATATTATGATGATTCTAATAATAGCTTCAGTATTTATTCCTATGTATTTCCTAATAATAACTGCTTTTAAATCATTTTCAGAGATATTAAGAGTGCCACCATCATTCTTTCCTGAGAAACCTACTCTTGAGGGATTTTTACTTGCTAGAGAACATGGAGGAGATATTTTTAGAAGTCTTGCTAATAGCCTTATAATGTCTATTGGAGTAACGATTACAACGCTTTTCTTTTCATCTTTAGCAGGATATGCTTTTGCTATATATAAATTCAAATTTAAAGAGGCTTTGTTTATAACTGTGATATCAAAATACTTATTGCCAGAAATTGTGTTGATAATACCATGGTATTGGATTATGGGAAGGTTAAGACTTATAGATAATCTTTTTGGAGTAGCAGTTGTAAATATAATAGGTGCATGGTCAATATTTTATATTAGGAATTATATATCTCAAATACCTCCAGATTATATTGAAGCGTCTAGAATTGATGGGGCAAGTGAAAATAGAATCCTATTCCAAATAATTTGGCCTATGATAAGACCTGCATTAGGTGTAGCTACAACTGTTAACTTTCTATGGTCTTGGAATTGGTTTTTATGGCCTTTAGTATTATTACAATCTAAACCGAATTTTACTCTTCCTATTACTGTAGCTTTTGTTAGATACATTTATGGTGGAGGTCAAGAATCAGTACCTCATTATGGAGCAATAGCTGCTACTACATTAATATACATATTGCCAGTTCTATTATTGTATATATTAGTACAAAAATGGTTTGTAGAAGCTTTTATTGCATCTGGTGTTAAAAGATAATATATTTCCTCTTTTATTTTTTATTTTTAAGAATAGCCATGCAAAACTTATTGGTTAGTGTGTATTTTATTATATCTGAGGGATGTTGTAATGAATTCGAATAGTAAAGAAATTTTTAATGAAATTTATCAATCTATTGAAAAGTTAGAGATTTTTGATATTCACAACCATTTGAATCCTCAAGCATTATCTTTAAGAAATTATGAAGATGTGATTTTTTATCATTATATAAAAACAGAACTTGTTAATGCAGGAATGCCTTATAAATATTTAGAAGAATCTAAAGGAGTTGAAAAATTAAAAATTGCTTTACCTTATATTAAATATTTAAGAAATACTTCTACTTTCTGGTCTTTAATAAAAATACTTAATGATTTGTATGGATTTGAAGATAAAGAAATAAATGAGAAAAATTGGAAAAAAATAATTGGTCTTTTAGAATCTAGGAAAAATGATGAAGAATTGGCAAAAAATATTTTAAAGAATAAAGCTTATGTTAAAAAATCTTTGTTAACTCTTAATCCTTTAGAAAAAATTCCAAAATATGATAAAGAAATATTTAAAGGGGGACTTAGGATGGACCCTATAATTCCTAATTTAAATAAGCAAAGTTTAAACTATTTAGAAAAAATCACAAATATTGATGCGAAAAATCCAAATGATTTAATAGAAATGCTTTCAAAATTGATTAAAATTTTTTCAGATCATATAGTTGCAGTTACAGTGAACATACAACCAGATGATGATTTTCTTAAATTGCAAGTAAATGAAAAAGAAGCATCTCCTTATATTTCAATGCTAAAAGAAATAGGTACTTTAGATATAAATGGTAAAAGGGTTTTATCTTCATTCATGCTTAATCAATTATTAGAATTATGTAAAGAATATAATCTTGTTGCCCAATTTATGTTAGGTGTAAAAAGACCTGTACCAGGTGCTTCACCACCAGATTATGCTATTACAATATTTAACTCGCAACAATTACTGGATCTTGCTATAACATTTGCTAAATATCCTGAAGTTAATTTTGATATATTCATAGCTGATAGTTTATTAAATCATCCAATAACAGTAATTGCGAAAAATTATCCTAATATATTTTTAAGTGGATATTGGTGGTATTCTATGTATCCTGAAATTATAAGGTCTTATTTAAGATTAAGACTTCAAATGCTTCCATATAATAAAATTGGAGGATTTTTCAGTGATGCTTATGTTGCAGATTGGGTTTATGGAAAAGCTATTTTAGCAAAAAGACAAATTTCACATGTATTAAGTGAAATGGTAGTAGAAAAATATATCAACATGGATCTAGCAATCGATATAGCTAAAGCTTTTCTATATGAAAATGCTGAAAGAATTTATAAAAAACTATAAAATACCAATTTTAATATTTATTCTATTTAGATTATATGTTATGAGTATTTCCCAAACTTTTTTATTGCTCCAACCATAGCATCTATATTTTCAAGTGGTACTGCACAAGGAACGCCACCATCAGCAGATAATATGTACCCTCCTCCAGCTTTTGCTTTTAAAATGCATTGCTTAGATGCTTCAAAAACTTCTTCTGGCTTACCTTTTGCTAATATTTCTAAAGGTGGGATATTTCCCATAAGGCATATTTTATTTCCAATTCTTTTCTTTACTTCTGCTATATCCATTAAATAACTAAAATTAAATATTTGAAATCCTACTTCAGATAATTTTTCAAGTATATGAGAAGTATTAGAATCGCAATGAAAAGCTCTAACTTTATCATTAAACTCTTGGAAAATACTTTTCAAACTTTGATACCCAAATTCTTCAAAAAGTTTTGGAGAAAGTAATCCAGGAATATCATCAAGAACAAATATTCCTAATGGTTCATTAATAATTTCAAGTTGTGCTTTTAGCCATTTTATACATAGTTTAGTTGTTCTTTCAATAAGTTTATGCATCCATTGAGGATTAAGTCTAAGGTCTGCTATAAATCTAGATAATCCTCTTAAATGAGCCGCAGTCACAAGCGGTCCTCTGGTAGCTACAAACTTAATTGTATATCCTTTACTTTCTAAAATTTTTTGATAATATTCATATAATTCTAAAGCTAGAGGCATTAATCCATCTGTTTGAGGATCAGGATCTTCAAATTCATCTATTTCTTCAAGCTTTTTAATAATTGGTCCAGGAAATGGCAATCCATCTTTTTTCCATTTAAGTTTAGCTCCAAAAGCAGATGGTTCAATAAGCATTCCATATTCTACCCAAAATCCTGGAAAAAATACAATTTCAGGAAATCTATTCAAAATAAATAAATTAGCTTTTAACCATTCTTCTTGTATTAAATAATATTTTAGAGTTGTAGTTCCTGAAAAACCTGGAAGAGAAGGACTATCAACAATTAATGCTATAGGCACTTCATCAGGTTCCTCAAGAAGTGCTGCCTTTAAAAACCTTTCCCATTTATCCATTTATTTCTCACTTAAATTTCTTAATTTAAAAAAGAGTTTCAGTTTTTTATATTTTTAAGAATTATCATATAATTTCAACAATAGGCACAATATGCAATAATATTTTTGGAATAATTTTAAGTGCTTCTGCACAATCTGTATTTATTTTCTTTCCATAAAATGCACCTATAGCTTGAAGATATAAAACTAAAAATTCCCAATTATTTTGGAATTGGCTTTTATGTTCTTTTAATGCATTAAGTTTAATATTAAAAGTATCAGAAATATCAATTATAAAATTTGGTTTTGAAGTATAATATAAACCAATTAAAGGTACTTCATAAGGTTCTAAACCTTTTTCTAAATCTACTCTATTTATATTTGGAAGAGAAGAGAAAAATACTGCTTCAGTAGCTAAAAGTCCAGCATTTCTATGATCTGGATGAACTTCATAAGGAAGCCATGCATCTGGAGCAAAAACTACATCTGGCTTTTCTTCTCTAATTATACTTATAATTTCATTTCTAACATTTGGAGAATGAGGAAGTTCTGTATCTTTATAATTAAGCCAAAGAAGCTTCTTTACTCCAATAATTTTTGCTGCTCTTTCTTGTTCTTCTTTTCTAATTTTAGCAAGTTGTTCTGGTTTTATTGAAGGATCATTTGTTCCAAAACAACCATCAGTTAATGTTAAGTAAATTATTTCTCTCTTTTCTAAACTTAATTTTGCTAGAAGTCCTCCTATTGCTATTTCACAATCATCTGGATGTGGTTGAATACAAAGTATCTTTTTAACATTTTCAAAAGGTTTCTCCATATCTATTCCAAACAATTTTTTCATTAAATCTTTTGAAGTTTTTTCATTTAAATTCCTAAACATTTCTTTAAATTCGGAAAACATTTTTCATACACCTTTATACTTAAGATTTTGTAAGCTCATCTGCTCTCTTTCTTATAATAGTTCTTAATCTATCAATATCACTTGGTATTATTAATGTAAGAAAAACAAAAAGAACACCACATACTATCCAAGTAAGAGAGCTAATTAATGTTATAGAAAATTGCAATGTAGTGCCCATGCTAATTATTCCTACAAGCGCAGGAGAAATTGAACTGCCAATATTTTCAAAAAATCTAAGATAAGCTGTCGCACTTCCTCTTAATTCAGGTTCAATAACATCTGTAATAGCTGCACTTACACTTGGTCCAGCCATTGGAATTTCAAATGCTGTAAGCACTCCAAAGAAGAAGAAACTTTCAAAATTTTCTGAATACATTGTTAAATATATAAGTAAAGCTGAGAAGAAAACTACTATAGCTCCAAACATAGCCCTCCCTCTTTTTGTTTTTCTAAATAAGAAATCGCTTAAATAACCAGCAATAATATTTCCAATAGTCATAGCTAAAAGCCAAGCAACCATTACTATCATTATTAATTCTGAAGATAATTTTCTTTCAATTGTCATGTATGTTATAATCCAAAAAGTTATTGCATTCCATGGAAAAACTCCAAAAAAACCTTGAGCATAAAGTAAAAGAAGAGATTTATTCTTTAAAATTATTTTTAAATCAGATAATTTAACTTTATAAATATCAGAAACAAGTTTTCCAGAAAGTTCTGGTTCTGATGTTCCTCTAGGGACATCCTTAATGAAAAAATATATAATTAAACTTATTATTATTCCCACGCTTCCTGTAATAAAGAAAGCATTTCTCCAATTTAATCCAGTACCAATTATTGTTAAAGGTATTATAGTGCCAAGTATTGCACCTATTGGACTAGAGGCATTTATTATGCCCATAGCTTTTCCACGATCTTT
The Nitrososphaerota archaeon DNA segment above includes these coding regions:
- a CDS encoding PIG-L deacetylase family protein, with the protein product MFSEFKEMFRNLNEKTSKDLMKKLFGIDMEKPFENVKKILCIQPHPDDCEIAIGGLLAKLSLEKREIIYLTLTDGCFGTNDPSIKPEQLAKIRKEEQERAAKIIGVKKLLWLNYKDTELPHSPNVRNEIISIIREEKPDVVFAPDAWLPYEVHPDHRNAGLLATEAVFFSSLPNINRVDLEKGLEPYEVPLIGLYYTSKPNFIIDISDTFNIKLNALKEHKSQFQNNWEFLVLYLQAIGAFYGKKINTDCAEALKIIPKILLHIVPIVEII
- a CDS encoding MFS transporter — protein: MLRKRYQWFVVIVLFLFLTFHSADLFIISAVNPQLIEEFKVDYATMGFLFSISLFAATLLYPLWGFLYDKYSRKLLISLAALIWGSTTWINALSRVFSQFFITRILTTIDDAAPPGIYSLVADYFEPKDRGKAMGIINASSPIGAILGTIIPLTIIGTGLNWRNAFFITGSVGIIISLIIYFFIKDVPRGTSEPELSGKLVSDIYKVKLSDLKIILKNKSLLLLYAQGFFGVFPWNAITFWIITYMTIERKLSSELIMIVMVAWLLAMTIGNIIAGYLSDFLFRKTKRGRAMFGAIVVFFSALLIYLTMYSENFESFFFFGVLTAFEIPMAGPSVSAAITDVIEPELRGSATAYLRFFENIGSSISPALVGIISMGTTLQFSITLISSLTWIVCGVLFVFLTLIIPSDIDRLRTIIRKRADELTKS
- a CDS encoding uroporphyrinogen decarboxylase family protein; its protein translation is MDKWERFLKAALLEEPDEVPIALIVDSPSLPGFSGTTTLKYYLIQEEWLKANLFILNRFPEIVFFPGFWVEYGMLIEPSAFGAKLKWKKDGLPFPGPIIKKLEEIDEFEDPDPQTDGLMPLALELYEYYQKILESKGYTIKFVATRGPLVTAAHLRGLSRFIADLRLNPQWMHKLIERTTKLCIKWLKAQLEIINEPLGIFVLDDIPGLLSPKLFEEFGYQSLKSIFQEFNDKVRAFHCDSNTSHILEKLSEVGFQIFNFSYLMDIAEVKKRIGNKICLMGNIPPLEILAKGKPEEVFEASKQCILKAKAGGGYILSADGGVPCAVPLENIDAMVGAIKKFGKYS